The sequence GGTCTCACGCTCGAGGGCCGCATGCACATCGAGGGTGACTGGGCGGGCCGGGTCACCGGACTGCACGGCCAGCGCGTCGAGAGCGCGATGATGCGGACCCCTGACGGCCACGGTCGCCTCGAGCTTTCACGTTTCGACGCACCCGCCGTCGTGTCCGATCACCGGACGGCCCCGGTAAACTCACTGGGATACCTGCGCGTCATGTTTGCCGTCGAGGACATCGACGACACGATCAACCGGCTCGGCAGGATCGGCGCGACCCTGGTTGATGAAGTCGTCGACTACCAGGGCGTCTACCGGCTCTGCTACATCCGGGGCCATGAAGGAATCCTCATCGGGCTGGCGCAACAGGTCGGGCAGCAGGGTTCCCGTACGAACCCGATCGAAGGCGAACAGTGAGAACTCGACGAGGTGCTGTCGGATAATCTGTGCAAGGACAGTGGCTGGGTTCGCCGTGATGGAGATGGCGAGAAGGATCGGAGTCACCAGGTTCATGGCGTCACGCCTCCGAC comes from Longimicrobiales bacterium and encodes:
- a CDS encoding VOC family protein: GLTLEGRMHIEGDWAGRVTGLHGQRVESAMMRTPDGHGRLELSRFDAPAVVSDHRTAPVNSLGYLRVMFAVEDIDDTINRLGRIGATLVDEVVDYQGVYRLCYIRGHEGILIGLAQQVGQQGSRTNPIEGEQ